The genome window GGAGCCTCTGGCCACATGGTCCTGTTCAGGGTTAGCCTGGGTTTGCTCTCATCAGCCAGGAGCCTCTGGCCACATGGTCCTGTTCAGGGTTAGCCTGGGTTTGCTCTCATCAGCCAGGAGCCTCTGGCCACATGGTCCTGTTCAGGGTTAGCCTGGGTTTGCTCTCATCAGCCAGGAGCATGCTGGAAAGTGGAATGCCTGCGGTCCCAGCTGGGTTAGCAGATCTCTCCTCCCGCCCTCCATGGTTTTGGCCTGGCGTGTGACAGGTGGCCTTTCTTCCAATGAGCACACCTCCTCCTCTGATGTTGAAGAGTCATGTTGTCATATGTGCTCCAGTCTATGAGCTATGCCAGTGGCTGCATATGGGTGGTGAGGCCAAACTTCACAAACACATGGATTAGCTTTACACACAACTGTTGTTCCTTACTTAAATAAATGCTTCTGAGATCCTGATGTGATACTCAACGATGGATGGGATGGAATTATTTAATGCACACATTTCAAGCAAATTGAGAAAAATAAGTTAAAATCAGACTTAGTCATAATTTGTTACTAAAATGGACCTAGGTTTTGGTAAGCGgtgttttaatttctaacagatcCTCTACACTGATTTTAGACGTACAGTTTCTTCAGTGCCTTTATTCTACAAAGAAAGAGTTAGGCTATACAAGCAGAAACAGTGGCATCATAGTTGGGTTTGATTCAGTCCAGCCAAAATGTAGATTATATAAGACTCACTGTAACACATCATACCACAGAGGGGCTTTTAATCCAGCCTTGTAAAAGACTGGCAACATGTAGATGATAAACATCAGTAGCATTTAGAAAATAATTTACAATGCTGTGATCACCTTCTCATCCAATCAGTCTTAAGGATCCGAACTGTGAAGGATGTTCACTCCCTGGACCGACTAGAGCAGAAAAGAGGAACCCGATTGGTCAGCCCATGTTGTGGCGGTTTCCATAACCTCTGCGGTGACTTTCTTTGTAATCATCCCAGTTCCTGGGTTTTCAAGCCGTGACTCCTCGTCATCATTTTCAGCCTTCTTCTCtttatcttcttcttctctctcctTCGCATCAGTGTCCTCCTCCGTATCAACCCCCCTGGGTATCCCCTGGTCGGGGAGACGCCCTCGTTTCTTGTGCTCATCATACCACTCATCCACTGTCATGGTGGCGAGGCTGGGGTAACCTGCCCCGAACACCTTAGCCTGGGAATGGAACAAACACATGGAATCACACAATGTTGCAGGGCACGTTAATGGAACTACAACATGAAGTTGGGCCCTTCATTTATCACTTCGGTTCAGTTGCTAACATCTCTGAAAAGACTTCAAACCAAGTCTAGCATTTCTGTCCAGCTAATTCTTGCTACCTGCAGACAGACATGCACTTTGATAATTTATCATTAAGCCTATGTTGGTTGACAGATTTCAGACAAGCTAATGTATCGTTCTAGCGGTCTGTTATTTGCTACTTCTGCATTCCCTAGTGAATACCTAGTTGAGTACACAGTCTCACCTGCACCATGTCCTTGGTGATTATGAAAGGCTTCATGGGGGGCCTGGCGGGCCTGGCGGGCTGAGCCGGCTGCTTGGCAGCACCCTGCTTCAGACCATCCATCTTCTGGAGTATCTCCACCTCCTGGTCAATGCTCTCTATTTCCTCCAGACACACAGTGACCCATCTCTGAACGTTAAGAAGGTAAAAGTCTCTGGTGACTTCATCGTCGGCCTGTCCGCTGTCCACAGCTCTGCGTACATCCGTCAGTCTGGCTTCCAGATCCTTCCTCTGACGGTAGCGCTCGATCTTAGCTTGTCTCCGTACTGCCATGGAAACAAGGTCTGGCTGGCAAGGGACAGACTGGAACAAGAACCACACTTTACAATTCAGAACTTACTCATTTTCCAACTGTGCAATTACTCCTTTCCACTGCATTGTTCAGCTCGACTAGAAATTACCTTAAGTACCAGGTACTGTCTCTTTTCCATAGAGGATAGTAAAGAATATGTATGAGTACCAGGTAGAAGCCGCAACTTTCGCCAATGGAAAACCAACCAGGACCAAGTCAAGTCGATCCGGAAATTATGCAAATACGAAACTTTTGATAACTTAATTTAGAATAAAGCACAGTGCTGCTAACCCCTCAGTTTATACTTACACTTTAAACTGGGACACACCCTCCTGCCAATTGATCCAATGGTATATTTGaatttgaacacacacacacacacacacacacacacacacacacacacacacacacaccacacacacacacacacacacacacacacaccacacacacacacacacacacacacacacacacacacacacacacacacacacacacacacacacacacacacacacacacacacacacacacctatttaCTGTCATTAATGCTAGTGTACGTAATACGTATAAGCAACTTAACGTTACCGGAGCCGCAGGGGATTCGTTTTCTGATGCTTCGCAAGGACTCGAGTTTTCATTCGCAGTCGGAAGTTCAAACCGTGACAGATTATACTCATGGCATCTCTTCAAGAAATCAATGAAGTAGGTGCGGGCTGTTTGGACTATCTCCAGCCGTCGGTCCCGGCCGCTCTGCTTCAGGCTGAGCGCCCCGCACAGCGCGGGCAGCAGCAAGTACCTCAGGTCGGCCGTGGccacctcctccagctcctcatTGCAGCTGAACAGGTCGAGCTGAGCCACCATTGTAGACGCCTCTTCCAACATACCGATACCGCGTTTAACTCGAACCTGGATACTCGAAGAGGCAAGCGGTTCATTTGTACTATCTACATCATCAAATATCTTCCAGCCCCGCTCTAACAGATCACATAGTTTAGAAGGTTCTGCGGTGGAAGCATCGTTGTTGTTTTCAGAGTCCGCCATCTTGTCTCTTACTCCAGCTCTCTTCTTCGATTATTTTCTTCAGTGTTTTAGCAAATACTGCCCACCACCGGCCAAACCTTCGAACGACCTGGAAGCTCCAACTACATCTTCTCAAacaacagaggtgggaagtcaAAGTACATCACTCAAGTACTGTAATTAAgtaccccactacaattcagaggtaaatggtgtaatttgactccactacatttatttaatagctTTAGTTACTTACTGCATATCTGgatgaattatgtgaaatataatcaagtcttaaatcagactttagttccacccggagtaaattcacaagctaccctgcagtatacaaagtcattcaaactagctgcaccttcaccagctttaaTAACACTTTAAAGATCAATCATTATCAAACTTATCATgtaattctgaaatggaccaatctgcatattcagtacttttggtactttaagtatatttgatgctaatacttttgtacttttacttgagtgaccttttgaatgcaggaatgTTTGTAATAGATTATTACACATACTTCTAATtttacacgatctgagtacttctcctaccTCTGTTTAACAATATAATATGTCAAATATACTTCAGCAGAATATTcatagtagactaaaataatgcATTACAAAGAAGCCATCAGATCAGTGGTGGTC of Pseudochaenichthys georgianus chromosome 10, fPseGeo1.2, whole genome shotgun sequence contains these proteins:
- the igbp1 gene encoding LOW QUALITY PROTEIN: immunoglobulin-binding protein 1 (The sequence of the model RefSeq protein was modified relative to this genomic sequence to represent the inferred CDS: deleted 2 bases in 1 codon; substituted 1 base at 1 genomic stop codon) — encoded protein: MADSENNNDASTAEPSKLCDLLERGWKIFDDVDSTNEPLASSSIQVRVKRGIGMLEEASTMVAQLDLFSCNEELEEVATADLRYLLLPALCGALSLKQSGRDRRLEIVQTARTYFIDFLKRCHEYNLSRFELPTANENSSPCEASENESPAAPSVPCQPDLVSMAVRRQAKIERYRQRKDLEARLTDVRRAVDSGQADDEVTRDFYLLNVQRWVTVCLEEIESIDQEVEILQKMDGLKQGAAKQPAQPARPARPPMKPFIITKDMVQAKVFGAGYPSLATMTVDEWYDEHKKRGRLPDQGIPRGVDTEEDTDAKEREEEDKEKKAENDDEETAXKPRNWDDYKESHRRGYGNRHNMG